One segment of Daphnia magna isolate NIES linkage group LG2, ASM2063170v1.1, whole genome shotgun sequence DNA contains the following:
- the LOC116916587 gene encoding mucin-5AC isoform X1, with translation MEPEEMAKNVDACYKNILDKFNPGARQLINAGKSYLKALHGAAAAAKIYLESLSRVAKQAQQGTCGGTADIGIAMQQMVDVQREIQSQQLNTLKAFYVDLIVPLESNIEKDTKVVQADHKKFNQQYRSQYEVYSKAMSLVKKHSKKSSSKSNRSSASYDKEIKHLQSMDEEKAKLDAFCEQSLKEAIAQERKRYGFVLERQTSLSKHFLAHYGKGAALLEKHLDGWQETSKAREELPPCVEFLLGQQSGSNNENLYALPRTPVLTLEDEVDFCSASQMRKSHSIDTSYLYEEAQSTFAEAVNPKISANQGLASAASDSHGRHAGGSTNLCKSKSEFNLAFASPSRSVRSGFGTTTRPKSLALPGSTRGTVRALYAYLSSGEHQINFLEGDLILLLGDEPVSFHSNANGDRNKGWYYGENVRTGKRGWFPLAYTEQVKDADVDSGLGLRSQFDSSLASTSPVVLAANNVDAESTTSGNSSASNSSGGGVPHLIAPTTSSIGGLKSSCARNAQAINKQQQQNNNVTTIRPNSLLLGGDRALFNKVPGFSKLRKSRSAFAERLLFPATTPSAPSCPAATPSAAPVASAEHDRRPSTSATPASPSTMMTMLPLSHSASTPKMFSSSTMNNISASSSNSPFNTPTTSAAVFSPTKKAPAPPPRIQTTPLSSSIQQHSLLLGMTNTADLSLRSSSDSGFANEPSVSLVHQQPPSTLLEQPSPPPAPEVDYSDEESLKFPPNLSRHWLLYSSAVDVSQNSTCSASEAVDWRPRINSKRSNDGRRKEETPFYYNEGLSMTLDRPTKTRPNVVNITGATNGGKQQPSANDSSTCSPSTVQTNSKISSYPPVLGYLATLTRCKASKQLRRHCHAQKSEQTAISQLENDKNQSPGQQNEHQQTADRSGAVRRLSGLFTKNTSSNGSVGSRDPVSTAATTSSMATAAKIKNKLSAAPGILKTALFRTRSKDSFLDTALFFQDVHQQQPSVAAEVTPWQHKSSVPCYVGWRPPMPLPKSCPATEPRPPSRLNCTTVRRRVTRSESRRSNLGWRKYGSESDLLDAGSSESGYMAIDRFLPPNLPSWPPTLALLNPFYTGRLDRGTDPGIEASPYSRADYDRSGIMPHTLPRKFQPDCWLHASSPSLRVQFNLDQLDETCSPLEMARKATIVAGEEQRQMKAEFEEYSLRLKQRLQLAKSGSSRSLDQLSDEASDGQRCEPWYDLWAPEISVRLCEIAQL, from the exons GAATTGCAATGCAGCAGATGGTCGACGTCCAGCGAGAAATTCAAAGCCAACAGCTCAATACG ctaaAGGCTTTTTACGTTGACCTGATCGTGCCCTTAGAATCCAATATTGAAAAGGACACCAAAGTTGTACAG GCGGATCACAAGAAGTTCAATCAACAGTATCGCAGCCAATATGAAGTATACAGCAAAGCCATGTCCCTGGTGAAGAAACACAGCAAAAAGAGCTCGTCCAAATCGAATCGTTCGTCAGCTTCTTACGACAAAGAGATCAAG CATTTACAGTCAATGGATGAAGAGAAAGCTAAGCTGGACGCATTTTGCGAGCAAAGTTTAAAAGAG GCCATCGCCCAAGAAAGGAAACGCTACGGTTTCGTGTTGGAACGCCAGACATCGTTGTCGAAACACTTTTTAGCTCACTACGGCAAAGGAGCCGCTTTATTGGAAAAACACCTGGACGGTTGGCAGGAAACGTCCAAAGCGCGAGAAGAACTGCCACCTTGCGTCGAGTTCCTTTTGGGCCAACAAAGCGGG AGCAACAACGAAAACCTTTACGCCCTGCCGCGGACGCCCGTTTTAACGTTAGAGGACGAAGTTGATTTTTGTTCGGCTTCGCAGATGCGTAAATCTCACTCGATAGATACTTCCTACCTGTACGAGGAAGCTCAATCGACGTTTGCTGAGGCCGTCAATCCAAAAATAAGCGCCAACCAAGGCCTGGCTTCTGCAGCTTCAGATAGTCACGGCCGTCACGCGGGAGGATCTACTAACCTTTGCAAATCGAAATCTGAATTCAATTTAGCATTTGCTTCGCCTTCTCGTTCAG TGAGGAGCGGCTTCGGAACAACAACCAGACCGAAATCTCTTGCGCTACCTGGCAGCACTAGAGGCACCGTGCGTGCTCTTTACGCCTATCTTTCTAGTGGCGAGCATCAAATCAATTTCCTTGAAGGCGATTTGATTTTGTTACTCGGAGACGAACCCGTTTCCTTCCATTCGAACGCCAACG GGGATCGCAATAAAGGCTGGTACTACGGCGAGAATGTTCGAACGGGAAAACGCGGATGGTTCCCATTGGCGTACACGGAACAGGTGAAAGACGCTGACGTCGATTCTGG TCTTGGCTTGCGCTCGCAGTTTGATTCGAGTCTTGCCAGCACCAGCCCCGTCGTGCTAGCGGCTAATAATGTAGACGCTGAATCGACCACGTCCGGCAATTCTTCCGCCTCCAATTCCAGCGGTGGTGGTGTGCCGCACCTTATCGCGCCAACAACATCGTCCATCGGCGGATTGAAAAGCTCTTGCGCTCGTAACGCGCAAGCCATCAAcaaacaacagcagcagaatAACAATGTGACCACCATCAGGCCCAATAGTCTTCTATTAGGAGGCGATCGTGCGCTATTCAATAAGGTTCCTGGTTTCAGTAAG CTTCGTAAGTCGCGTTCAGCGTTCGCCGAGCGCCTTCTCTTCCCTGCAACAACGCCCTCTGCGCCCAGTTGTCCAGCAGCGACACCGTCCGCCGCACCAGTTGCCTCCGCCGAGCACGACAGGCGGCCCTCCACCAGCGCCACCCCTGCCTCACCGTCTACTATGATGACGATGTTGCCACTTTCGCATTCCGCTTCAACACCTAAAATGTTTAGCTCCTCcacaatgaataacatctcCGCATCCAGCAGCAATTCACCTTTCAACACCCCTACCACTAGCGCCGCCGTCTTTTCTCCGACCAAGAAAGCACCCGCCCCTCCGCCGCGCATCCAAACGACCCCGCTATCCTCTTCAATCCAGCAGCATTCGCTCCTGTTAGGAATGACCAACACAGCTGATCTTAGCCTGCGGAGCAGCAGCGATAGCGGCTTTGCCAACGAGCCATCAGTTTCACTCGTCCATCAACAACCTCCGTCGACTCTGCTGGAACAGCCCTCACCGCCTCCAGCTCCCGAAGTCGACTACTCGGACGAGGAGAGTCTCAA ATTTCCACCCAACCTGTCGCGTCATTGGCTCTTGTACAGCTCAGCCGTGGACGTGAGCCAAAACAGCACATGTAGCGCATCGGAGGCCGTCGACTGGAGGCCGCGCATCAACAGCAAGCGCTCGAATGACGGCcggagaaaagaagaaactccTTTCTACTACAACGAAGGCCTTTCTATGACACTCGATCGACCGACGAAGACACGCCCTAACGTGGTCAACATCACGGGCGCGACGAACGGAGGAAAACAGCAACCGAGCGCTAATGATTCTTCGACTTGTTCTCCGTCTACTGTTCAGACTAACAGCAAAATTTCTAGTTACCCCCCCGTCTTGGGCTATTTGGCAACGCTGACGCGCTGTAAAGCATCGAAACAGTTGCGCCGACATTGCCACGCTCAGAAAAGCGAACAGACTGCAATTAGTCAATTGGAGAATGACAAAAATCAAAGCCCAGGGCAGCAGAATGAACATCAACAAACGGCAGATCGTTCGGGTGCTGTTCGACGTCTGTCGGGACTTTTCACGAAGAATACATCATCGAACGGATCGGTGGGATCACGTGATCCGGTCTCGACGGCGGCAACAACTAGCAGCATGGCGACTGCCGCCAagatcaaaaacaaattatccGCAGCACCGGGCATACTGAAAACAGCGCTGTTCCGCACCCGTTCAAAGGATTCCTTCCTGGATACGGCGCTGTTCTTCCAGGACGTTCATCAACAACAGCCATCAGTTGCTGCTGAGGTAACACCATGGCAGCACAAGTCGTCCGTGCCCTGTTACGTCGGTTGGCGTCCCCCGATGCCTTTACCCAAAAGTTGCCCAGCAACAGAACCCCGCCCACCATCTCGATTGAACTGCACTACTGTCCGGCGTCGAGTGACTCGATCGGAGAGCCGCCGCTCTAATTTGGGCTGGCGCAAATATGGAAGCGAGTCAGATCTACTAGATGCTGGATCCAGCGAGTCTGGCTACATGGCCATCGACCGCTTTTTGCCACCGAATTTGCCGTCTTGGCCGCCGACGTTGGCCCTATTGAATCCATTTTATACCGGCCGTCTAGATAGAGGTACTGACCCAGGTATTGAAGCGTCACCTTATTCTCGAGCTGACTACGATCGATCGGGCATCATGCCGCACACCTTGCCTCGCAAATTCCAGCCGGATTGCTGGCTGCATGCCTCTTCACCGTCGCTGCGAGTCCAGTTCAACCTGGACCAATTAGACGAGACATGCTCGCCGCTGGAGATGGCCAGAAAGGCTACAATCGTAGCGGGCGAAGAACAGCGTCAGATGAAGGCCGAATTCGAGGAATACAGTTTGCGTTTGAAACAGCGTTTGCAATTGGCTAAATCAGGCAGTTCGCGCAGCTTGGATCAGCTATCCGACGAGGCTAGCGATGGCCAGCGTTGCGAACCGTGGTACGATCTGTGGGCACCCGAAATTTCCGTCCGGCTCTGTGAAATTGCTCAATTGTAG
- the LOC116916587 gene encoding mucin-5AC isoform X2: MQQMVDVQREIQSQQLNTLKAFYVDLIVPLESNIEKDTKVVQADHKKFNQQYRSQYEVYSKAMSLVKKHSKKSSSKSNRSSASYDKEIKHLQSMDEEKAKLDAFCEQSLKEAIAQERKRYGFVLERQTSLSKHFLAHYGKGAALLEKHLDGWQETSKAREELPPCVEFLLGQQSGSNNENLYALPRTPVLTLEDEVDFCSASQMRKSHSIDTSYLYEEAQSTFAEAVNPKISANQGLASAASDSHGRHAGGSTNLCKSKSEFNLAFASPSRSVRSGFGTTTRPKSLALPGSTRGTVRALYAYLSSGEHQINFLEGDLILLLGDEPVSFHSNANGDRNKGWYYGENVRTGKRGWFPLAYTEQVKDADVDSGLGLRSQFDSSLASTSPVVLAANNVDAESTTSGNSSASNSSGGGVPHLIAPTTSSIGGLKSSCARNAQAINKQQQQNNNVTTIRPNSLLLGGDRALFNKVPGFSKLRKSRSAFAERLLFPATTPSAPSCPAATPSAAPVASAEHDRRPSTSATPASPSTMMTMLPLSHSASTPKMFSSSTMNNISASSSNSPFNTPTTSAAVFSPTKKAPAPPPRIQTTPLSSSIQQHSLLLGMTNTADLSLRSSSDSGFANEPSVSLVHQQPPSTLLEQPSPPPAPEVDYSDEESLKFPPNLSRHWLLYSSAVDVSQNSTCSASEAVDWRPRINSKRSNDGRRKEETPFYYNEGLSMTLDRPTKTRPNVVNITGATNGGKQQPSANDSSTCSPSTVQTNSKISSYPPVLGYLATLTRCKASKQLRRHCHAQKSEQTAISQLENDKNQSPGQQNEHQQTADRSGAVRRLSGLFTKNTSSNGSVGSRDPVSTAATTSSMATAAKIKNKLSAAPGILKTALFRTRSKDSFLDTALFFQDVHQQQPSVAAEVTPWQHKSSVPCYVGWRPPMPLPKSCPATEPRPPSRLNCTTVRRRVTRSESRRSNLGWRKYGSESDLLDAGSSESGYMAIDRFLPPNLPSWPPTLALLNPFYTGRLDRGTDPGIEASPYSRADYDRSGIMPHTLPRKFQPDCWLHASSPSLRVQFNLDQLDETCSPLEMARKATIVAGEEQRQMKAEFEEYSLRLKQRLQLAKSGSSRSLDQLSDEASDGQRCEPWYDLWAPEISVRLCEIAQL; the protein is encoded by the exons ATGCAGCAGATGGTCGACGTCCAGCGAGAAATTCAAAGCCAACAGCTCAATACG ctaaAGGCTTTTTACGTTGACCTGATCGTGCCCTTAGAATCCAATATTGAAAAGGACACCAAAGTTGTACAG GCGGATCACAAGAAGTTCAATCAACAGTATCGCAGCCAATATGAAGTATACAGCAAAGCCATGTCCCTGGTGAAGAAACACAGCAAAAAGAGCTCGTCCAAATCGAATCGTTCGTCAGCTTCTTACGACAAAGAGATCAAG CATTTACAGTCAATGGATGAAGAGAAAGCTAAGCTGGACGCATTTTGCGAGCAAAGTTTAAAAGAG GCCATCGCCCAAGAAAGGAAACGCTACGGTTTCGTGTTGGAACGCCAGACATCGTTGTCGAAACACTTTTTAGCTCACTACGGCAAAGGAGCCGCTTTATTGGAAAAACACCTGGACGGTTGGCAGGAAACGTCCAAAGCGCGAGAAGAACTGCCACCTTGCGTCGAGTTCCTTTTGGGCCAACAAAGCGGG AGCAACAACGAAAACCTTTACGCCCTGCCGCGGACGCCCGTTTTAACGTTAGAGGACGAAGTTGATTTTTGTTCGGCTTCGCAGATGCGTAAATCTCACTCGATAGATACTTCCTACCTGTACGAGGAAGCTCAATCGACGTTTGCTGAGGCCGTCAATCCAAAAATAAGCGCCAACCAAGGCCTGGCTTCTGCAGCTTCAGATAGTCACGGCCGTCACGCGGGAGGATCTACTAACCTTTGCAAATCGAAATCTGAATTCAATTTAGCATTTGCTTCGCCTTCTCGTTCAG TGAGGAGCGGCTTCGGAACAACAACCAGACCGAAATCTCTTGCGCTACCTGGCAGCACTAGAGGCACCGTGCGTGCTCTTTACGCCTATCTTTCTAGTGGCGAGCATCAAATCAATTTCCTTGAAGGCGATTTGATTTTGTTACTCGGAGACGAACCCGTTTCCTTCCATTCGAACGCCAACG GGGATCGCAATAAAGGCTGGTACTACGGCGAGAATGTTCGAACGGGAAAACGCGGATGGTTCCCATTGGCGTACACGGAACAGGTGAAAGACGCTGACGTCGATTCTGG TCTTGGCTTGCGCTCGCAGTTTGATTCGAGTCTTGCCAGCACCAGCCCCGTCGTGCTAGCGGCTAATAATGTAGACGCTGAATCGACCACGTCCGGCAATTCTTCCGCCTCCAATTCCAGCGGTGGTGGTGTGCCGCACCTTATCGCGCCAACAACATCGTCCATCGGCGGATTGAAAAGCTCTTGCGCTCGTAACGCGCAAGCCATCAAcaaacaacagcagcagaatAACAATGTGACCACCATCAGGCCCAATAGTCTTCTATTAGGAGGCGATCGTGCGCTATTCAATAAGGTTCCTGGTTTCAGTAAG CTTCGTAAGTCGCGTTCAGCGTTCGCCGAGCGCCTTCTCTTCCCTGCAACAACGCCCTCTGCGCCCAGTTGTCCAGCAGCGACACCGTCCGCCGCACCAGTTGCCTCCGCCGAGCACGACAGGCGGCCCTCCACCAGCGCCACCCCTGCCTCACCGTCTACTATGATGACGATGTTGCCACTTTCGCATTCCGCTTCAACACCTAAAATGTTTAGCTCCTCcacaatgaataacatctcCGCATCCAGCAGCAATTCACCTTTCAACACCCCTACCACTAGCGCCGCCGTCTTTTCTCCGACCAAGAAAGCACCCGCCCCTCCGCCGCGCATCCAAACGACCCCGCTATCCTCTTCAATCCAGCAGCATTCGCTCCTGTTAGGAATGACCAACACAGCTGATCTTAGCCTGCGGAGCAGCAGCGATAGCGGCTTTGCCAACGAGCCATCAGTTTCACTCGTCCATCAACAACCTCCGTCGACTCTGCTGGAACAGCCCTCACCGCCTCCAGCTCCCGAAGTCGACTACTCGGACGAGGAGAGTCTCAA ATTTCCACCCAACCTGTCGCGTCATTGGCTCTTGTACAGCTCAGCCGTGGACGTGAGCCAAAACAGCACATGTAGCGCATCGGAGGCCGTCGACTGGAGGCCGCGCATCAACAGCAAGCGCTCGAATGACGGCcggagaaaagaagaaactccTTTCTACTACAACGAAGGCCTTTCTATGACACTCGATCGACCGACGAAGACACGCCCTAACGTGGTCAACATCACGGGCGCGACGAACGGAGGAAAACAGCAACCGAGCGCTAATGATTCTTCGACTTGTTCTCCGTCTACTGTTCAGACTAACAGCAAAATTTCTAGTTACCCCCCCGTCTTGGGCTATTTGGCAACGCTGACGCGCTGTAAAGCATCGAAACAGTTGCGCCGACATTGCCACGCTCAGAAAAGCGAACAGACTGCAATTAGTCAATTGGAGAATGACAAAAATCAAAGCCCAGGGCAGCAGAATGAACATCAACAAACGGCAGATCGTTCGGGTGCTGTTCGACGTCTGTCGGGACTTTTCACGAAGAATACATCATCGAACGGATCGGTGGGATCACGTGATCCGGTCTCGACGGCGGCAACAACTAGCAGCATGGCGACTGCCGCCAagatcaaaaacaaattatccGCAGCACCGGGCATACTGAAAACAGCGCTGTTCCGCACCCGTTCAAAGGATTCCTTCCTGGATACGGCGCTGTTCTTCCAGGACGTTCATCAACAACAGCCATCAGTTGCTGCTGAGGTAACACCATGGCAGCACAAGTCGTCCGTGCCCTGTTACGTCGGTTGGCGTCCCCCGATGCCTTTACCCAAAAGTTGCCCAGCAACAGAACCCCGCCCACCATCTCGATTGAACTGCACTACTGTCCGGCGTCGAGTGACTCGATCGGAGAGCCGCCGCTCTAATTTGGGCTGGCGCAAATATGGAAGCGAGTCAGATCTACTAGATGCTGGATCCAGCGAGTCTGGCTACATGGCCATCGACCGCTTTTTGCCACCGAATTTGCCGTCTTGGCCGCCGACGTTGGCCCTATTGAATCCATTTTATACCGGCCGTCTAGATAGAGGTACTGACCCAGGTATTGAAGCGTCACCTTATTCTCGAGCTGACTACGATCGATCGGGCATCATGCCGCACACCTTGCCTCGCAAATTCCAGCCGGATTGCTGGCTGCATGCCTCTTCACCGTCGCTGCGAGTCCAGTTCAACCTGGACCAATTAGACGAGACATGCTCGCCGCTGGAGATGGCCAGAAAGGCTACAATCGTAGCGGGCGAAGAACAGCGTCAGATGAAGGCCGAATTCGAGGAATACAGTTTGCGTTTGAAACAGCGTTTGCAATTGGCTAAATCAGGCAGTTCGCGCAGCTTGGATCAGCTATCCGACGAGGCTAGCGATGGCCAGCGTTGCGAACCGTGGTACGATCTGTGGGCACCCGAAATTTCCGTCCGGCTCTGTGAAATTGCTCAATTGTAG
- the LOC116916588 gene encoding acetylcholine receptor subunit alpha-type acr-16 → MTMEASIVAILLLATIHGCHSGPNEKRLLTNLLDKYNTLERPVFNESEPVVVSFGLTLMQIIDVDEKNQILTTNAWLNLDWRDQNLIWNPANYSGVKDVRIPPNRIWKPDILLYNSADEGFDNTFQTNVVVRHNGSCNYIPPGIFKSTCKIDITWFPFDDQQCKMKFGSWTYDGFMLDLVEKTTDGGDISGFITNGEWDLIGVPSNRTVEYYTCCPEPYVDITFTIHIRRRTLYYFFNLIVPSVLISSMALLGFTLPPDSGEKLTLGVTILLSLTVFLNLVAETLPQVSDAIPLLGTYFNCIMFMVASSVVLTVVVLNYHHRRAEMHDMPGWVRTLFLLWLPWILRMSRPGKKVTRKTILMNSRIKEMELKERSSRSLLANVLDMDDDFRSASGISYAPTYTSNLTNRYGSSGGVGSGLGGVGGNGGRGVIIGGPGGGGVGPGNSSTLPHFPTSASYHQQQHAPVGQQQSSGHLAESSLAHGNMISANAQSSTFGSRAGGFAIDEDSPSTPYCIQAQRDLQAIIRELRFITSKLKKKDDENDLIAEWKFAAMVVDRICLFIFTMFTIIATLAVLFSAPHIIVQ, encoded by the exons ATGACGATGGAAGCCTCTATCGTCGCAATCCTCTTACTGGCTACCATTCACG GTTGTCATAGTGGCCCTAACGAGAAGAGATTGCTCACTAACCTGCTGGACAAGTACAATACACTGGAGAGGCCGGTCTTCAATGAGTCAGAGCCAGTCGTCGTCAGTTTCGGATTAACTCTTATGCAGATTATTGACGTG gatgaaaaaaatcaaattctaACGACGAACGCCTGGCTTAACTTG GATTGGAGGGATCAAAATCTTATATGGAACCCGGCGAATTACAGCGGAGTGAAGGATGTCCGCATCCCGCCCAATCGCATCTGGAAGCCTGACATACTTCTCTACAACAG CGCTGATGAAGGTTTCGACAACACGTTCCAGACCAATGTTGTTGTGCGGCACAACGGGAGCTGCAACTACATCCCGCCGGGCATCTTCAAGAGCACTTGTAAAATCGATATCACTTGGTTTCCCTTCGACGATCAACAGTGTAAAATGAAATTCGGCAGCTGGACTTACGATGGTTTTATG TTGGACCTCGTTGAAAAGACGACCGATGGTGGCGATATTAGTGGCTTCATCACGAACGGTGAATGGGATTTAATCGGCGTACCTAGCAACCGCACAGTTGAATACTACACTTGCTGCCCCGAGCCTTACGTAGACATTACTTTCACCATACACATCAGGAGACGAACCCTTTACTATTTTTTCAATCTCATCGTTCCTTCCGTGCTCATTTCTTCCATGGCGCTTCTTGGCTTCACCCTACCGCCAGACTCGGGAGAGAAGCTCACTCTTG GAGTTACCATTTTGCTGTCTTTGACGGTATTTCTCAACCTGGTCGCTGAAACGCTGCCTCAAGTTTCCGACGCCATTCCGCTTCTAG GCACTTATTTCAATTGCATCATGTTTATGGTGGCATCTTCCGTTGTATTGACCGTCGTCGTTCTCAACTATCACCACAGACGGGCAGAAATGCACGACATGCCAGGATGG GTTCGAACGTTGTTCTTGCTCTGGTTGCCCTGGATTCTACGAATGAGTCGGCCGGGCAAGAAAGTGACGCGTAAAACGATCCTGATGAACAGCCGTATCAAAGAGATGGAACTGAAGGAACGATCGTCACGCAGCCTGTTGGCCAACGTCTTAGATATGGATGACGATTTCCGAAGTGCGTCAGGCATTTCCTACGCGCCCACGTACACCAGTAATCTGACGAACCGCTACGGCAGCAGCGGTGGCGTAGGATCGGGATTAGGAGGCGTAGGAGGAAATGGCGGGAGAGGCGTCATCATCGGCGGCCCTGGTGGAGGAGGAGTTGGTCCAGGAAATAGCTCAACGTTACCCCATTTCCCGACTTCTGCCTCATATCACCAGCAGCAGCATGCGCCCGTTGGCCAGCAGCAGTCGTCGGGACACCTTGCCGAATCGTCGCTCGCTCACGGCAACATGATCTCAGCTAATGCCCAGTCTTCCACTTTTGGAAGCCGGGCAGGAGGCTTCGCCATTGACGAGGATAGCCCGTCCACTCCTTATTGCATCCAG GCTCAACGGGACCTGCAGGCGATTATTCGCGAGTTGCGCTTCATCACTTCCaagttgaagaagaaagacgacgaaaatgatcTCATCGCTGAATGGAAGTTTGCCGCTATGGTGGTTGATCGTATTTGCCTCTTCATCTTCACCATGTTCACCATTATCGCCACGCTGGCCGTGCTCTTCTCCGCACCGCACATCATCGTGCAGTAA